Within Oceanicoccus sp. KOV_DT_Chl, the genomic segment GCCGTTGCTAGTTAGCGTTAATTCGTCCAATCCCTGTAGGCTGCCAATCTGTTCTACCAAGCTAAGAATATTGTGGCGGACCAGCGGTTCGCCACCGGTGAGACGAATTTTTTTTACCCCTAAGCCGACAAAGGCTTTGGCAATTAACCCTAATTCTTCCAGGGTTAAAATATCGGCTCTGGGAAGAAACGTCATTTCTTCCGCCATGCAGTACACACAGCGGAAATCACAGCGGTCGGTTACCGATAGGCGGACATAATTAACGCGGCGGTTAAAGCGGTCGACAAGAATCGTGTTAGGCGTAATAGTCATGCCGCTATTTTACATGATAGTGCGGTGAAAGCGTGATCTTTGTATTCGCGCTGTGTCGTGGCAAGATAGCGGCTTACTTGGTTTAGTATCTGTGAATTGTATCGTCTTGGGTTTGGGTGCCTTGGTGGGCGGTACTTTCCGGGGCAAATTTGAAATACCATGGATAAGTTGAGGTCATCCCCGATCAAGTCGAGGATGACTTCGGCTTTTTGATGGTATTTAAGTTTTATTCCGGACAGCAGTGCGATCAAGTCGGAAATGACGAATAAATTCCAGCCTTTACCTTAGATCGGCACGTTTCGCTCTACTGTCGAAGAGTGAAACTCTAACACTGCTAATTTATTGAGGACGGTTGTGTGGCTAATGGGGGTAGGACGCAGGCATACTGGAAAATAAAAAAAGGGCAGTATTTTGCAACGTTTTAAAAATAGCTTGATTATCCTTGGCCCGCTATTGGCGGTGGCCTGCTATGGCTTTTCTATTTACTTTGGCTTGCCACACGATGCTGCAATTACCGCCGGTGTTACCGTATTGTGTGTGCTCTGGTGGATGTTTGAGCCAGTGCCAATTCCCGTTACCTCACTGATTCCATTAGCCTTGTTACAAATCACCGGTGTGCTGGGGAAAAATCAGGTGGCCGAGGCCTATGGTAGCCCATTAATTTTATTGTTGTTGGGTGGATTTATTTTATCCAAAGCGATGGAGCGCAGTGGTGCTCATCGCCGTATCGCTCTGGGCATGATCAATATATTTGGTGGTAGTAGTAGTAAGCAGCTGGTAATGGGTTTTATGGCAACCGCTGCAGTGTTGAGCATGTGGGTGTCTAATACGGCGACTACCTTAATGTTGTTACCCGTTGCGTTGGCAATTCTGGAAAAATCTGAAGATAAGCAGTTGGCAGCCCCATTGATGCTGGGTATTGCCTATGCGGCCAGCGTAGGCGGTATCGGTACGCCGGTAGGAACGCCACCAAATCTAGTGTTTATGCAAGCTTATGAAGAGCATGTTGGTAAGTCGCTGAGCTTTACTGAGTGGATGCGCTGGGGTATTCCGGTGGTGATCTGTGTGGTGCCCTTGATTGGTTGGTGGTTGACGCGCTCATTGTCCTATAACGGCGGATTTCACTTGCCGAAAGTA encodes:
- a CDS encoding DASS family sodium-coupled anion symporter, with the translated sequence MLQRFKNSLIILGPLLAVACYGFSIYFGLPHDAAITAGVTVLCVLWWMFEPVPIPVTSLIPLALLQITGVLGKNQVAEAYGSPLILLLLGGFILSKAMERSGAHRRIALGMINIFGGSSSKQLVMGFMATAAVLSMWVSNTATTLMLLPVALAILEKSEDKQLAAPLMLGIAYAASVGGIGTPVGTPPNLVFMQAYEEHVGKSLSFTEWMRWGIPVVICVVPLIGWWLTRSLSYNGGFHLPKVGSWRVAERRVLIIFALTALAWVTRQEPFGGWSGLTGLPANDASVALTAVIIMFMVPDGKGEKLLDWQTASTIPWGVLLLFGGGICLAKAFTASGLSGEIGSLLSVLATWPVVVMMLVLCLGVTFLTECTSNTATTVLLMPVLALAAMAAGIDPLLLMVPATISASCAFMLPVATAPNSIVYGSGLVATQRMAKEGVILNLSVAVVITLLCYGLLVP